Within Sinorhizobium sp. RAC02, the genomic segment ATCATGCACGACATCATCGCGCGCATCAAAGCGGCGAACGGCCTCTTGCATGTCAGCCTCGACGTCGATTTCCTCGATCCGGAACTGGCGCCCGGCGTCGGCACGACCGTTCCGGGCGGCGCGACGTTCCGCGAGGCTCATCTCATCATGGAGATGCTCTGCGACAGCGGCCTCGTCTCCTCACTCGACGTGGTCGAGCTGAACCCTTTCCTCGACGACCGCGGCAAGAGCGCCCGCATTCTCGTCGAACTGACCGCAAGCCTTTTCGGGCGCCGCATTCTCGACCGGCCGACCCGCAGCGCCTGAACCCTGGAGGATTTTATGACGCCGTCGACTGCAAGCCTGATCGAAACCGAGTACCGTCTCGGTGCCCATAACTACAAGCCGCTCGATGTGGTGCTGGCGCGCGGCGAGGGCGTCCATGTCTGGGATATCGATGGCAACCGCTATCTGGACTGCCTTTCGGCCTATTCGGCGGTGAACCAGGGGCATTGCCACCCGAAGATTCTTGCAGCGATGGTCGAGCAGGCTCAAAAGCTGACGCTCACCTCGCGGGCCTTCCGCAACGACCAGCTCGCACATTTCTACGAAGAGATCGCCGCACTCACCGGTTCGCACAAGGTGCTGCCGATGAATTCCGGCGCCGAGGCGGTCGAGACCGCGGTCAAGGCGGTGCGTAAGTGGGGTTACGAGGTGAAGGGCGTGCCGGAGGGCCAGGCCGAGATCATCGTCTGCGACAACAATTTCCATGGTCGCACCATGGGCATCGTCGGTTTCTCGACGGATCCGGATGCGCGCACCGGCTTCGGTCCCTTCGCGCCGGGCTTCCGCCACGTGCCGTTCGGTGATCTCGAGGCTTTCCGCGATGCGATCAACGAAAATACGGTTGCCTTCCTCATTGAGCCGATCCAGGGCGAGGCGGGTGTGCTGATCCCGCCGGCCGGCTATTTTTCGTCCGTGCGTCAACTTTGCACCCAACATGGCATCACGCTGATCCTCGACGAGATCCAGACCGGCCTTGGCCGCACGGGGAAACTGCTCGCCGAAGAGCATGAGGGTATCGAGGCGGATATGACGCTGGTCGGCAAGGCGCTGTCTGGCGGCTTCTATCCGGTCTCGGCGGTGCTTTCGAACAGCGAAGTGCTGGGTGTGCTGAAGCCGGGTCAGCACGGCTCGACCTTCGGCGGCAACCCGCTCGCCTGCGCCATTGCCCGTGCGGCGCTGAAGGTGCTGGTCGAGGAAGACATGATCGGCAACTCGGAGCGCATGGGCGATCGTTTCCAGGGCGGCCTCAAGGGCATCCGCTCCAACCTCATCAAGGGCGTGCGCGGCCGCGGCCTGATGTTGGCCGTGGAACTCGACCCGGCTGCTGGCGGTGCGCGGAAATATTGTGAGGCGCTGAAGGAGCGTGGCATCCTTGCCAAGGACACCCATGGCGATACGATCCGCATCGCGCCGCCGCTCGTCATCACCGGCGACCAGGTGGACTGGGCGCTCGAACAGTTCGAGGCCGTGCTGCGGACCTGATGTTTGCAGAGGTTGGAAAAACCGGGGGCTCCGCGGCATTGCGGGGCCTTCTTTCGTTCGGGGCGTAACAATCGTTCGGGCGTTTGAAAGATTTTAACCAGGGCGTGCATAGGATTGGAGCAAGACGCAGACCAACCTGGAAAGATCCCGATGACCTCCATCAATACGGCCAGCTTTGCCGGCGACACCCTCGAAATCATCGCATTCCGCCTGCATGATCAGGAATTCTGCGTGAAGACGACGACGATCCGCGAAATCCGCGGCTGGGCGCCGTCCACGCCGATCCCGCATTCGCCGCCGGACGTCATCGGCGTGATGAACCTGCGCGGCACGGTGATCCCGATTATCGACCTTGCCCACAAGCTCGGCATGAAGAGCACGGAAGCCAACGAGCGCAGCGCCATCGTGGTGGCCGAAGTGCACAGCATGGTCGTCGGCCTCGTCGTCGACCGGGTCTCCGACATCCTGACCATCCGCAGCGAGCAGCTCCAGCCGGTGCCGGAGGTAACGACCTCCTTCGACAAGGCCTATGCCGAAGGCATTATTGCCCATGAGAACGGCATGATCTGCTTCCTCAATCTTTCGCGCATGTTCAAGGAACGCGACATGGAAGACATGGCGGCCTGATCGCCCTACGCAATCATCCGTTTCGCTTGAGAAAAAACCGCCGTGCCTGTGCACGGCGGTTTTTTTCTGTCCGAAGCGAGTGCAACTTTTTAGTGAATTAGCGTACCGGAAAAGAACCGTCTCCCTGACGTTACGTTAGCGTTATTATCCAGCGTACTCTGTAAGTTATTGTTATGTAATAGATCTAAAACTCGCCATCTGGCTTTCATCAATTGTTAAGGCTGCCACTCCATCTTGGATTGTAGACACGCATTTCGGCGGCCGGCAAAAAACCTCCCGCATGGATTGAATCTCTGAGAGTCAAGACACGGTCCTCGCCACGGACCGTGCC encodes:
- the rocD gene encoding ornithine--oxo-acid transaminase, which encodes MTPSTASLIETEYRLGAHNYKPLDVVLARGEGVHVWDIDGNRYLDCLSAYSAVNQGHCHPKILAAMVEQAQKLTLTSRAFRNDQLAHFYEEIAALTGSHKVLPMNSGAEAVETAVKAVRKWGYEVKGVPEGQAEIIVCDNNFHGRTMGIVGFSTDPDARTGFGPFAPGFRHVPFGDLEAFRDAINENTVAFLIEPIQGEAGVLIPPAGYFSSVRQLCTQHGITLILDEIQTGLGRTGKLLAEEHEGIEADMTLVGKALSGGFYPVSAVLSNSEVLGVLKPGQHGSTFGGNPLACAIARAALKVLVEEDMIGNSERMGDRFQGGLKGIRSNLIKGVRGRGLMLAVELDPAAGGARKYCEALKERGILAKDTHGDTIRIAPPLVITGDQVDWALEQFEAVLRT
- a CDS encoding chemotaxis protein CheW; translated protein: MTSINTASFAGDTLEIIAFRLHDQEFCVKTTTIREIRGWAPSTPIPHSPPDVIGVMNLRGTVIPIIDLAHKLGMKSTEANERSAIVVAEVHSMVVGLVVDRVSDILTIRSEQLQPVPEVTTSFDKAYAEGIIAHENGMICFLNLSRMFKERDMEDMAA